A section of the Stenotrophomonas acidaminiphila genome encodes:
- a CDS encoding SLC13 family permease, with protein MDTALTLTTDMKLVLGLVGFTMAMFLFERIRADVVALVVMVVLGVTGLIAPEEIFGGFSGNAVMSIIATTILGAGLDRTGALNRLAGWLLRRSHGLEQRLLLLTSATAGLNSSFMQNPSVMALYLPVASRLASHTGLTLKRLLLPITAAIVMGGGLTMVGNSPLILLNDLLISANNNLPSGTATIEPLRMFAPLPIGVALLAAALLYFRFFGDRKLSREEGADDDGQTPARTESYFAKAYGIEGEVFELAVTAESPLVGMTVSEVESLFEAPLLLALKTGNDTRLAPPADMRIWVGSVIGAMGPRQLVADFAQNQFLRMSSRLRNLGDLFNPSRAGISEAVVPPTSKLIGKTAGQLRLRKERGISLLAINRDKQVIREDVRNVALRAGDMLVFHSIWQDLAAAAESRDFVVVTDYPKGEQRPHKFKIAMAIFAITIIIALTSHLPVALTLLTGVAGMLLTGVLRMDEAYASINWKTIFMMAGLIPLGWAMDSSGAAAWVAGHTIDKLPAGIPIWVLELALAVLTTAFSLVISHVGATIVTVPIAVNLALAAGGNPTAFALIVALSASNNLMTASNPVISMVMGPAKYTPREMWRVGGPLSLIYTLVVVAMVNLMF; from the coding sequence ATGGATACCGCCCTCACGCTGACGACCGACATGAAGCTCGTCCTCGGGCTGGTCGGCTTCACCATGGCGATGTTCCTGTTCGAGCGCATTCGCGCCGACGTGGTGGCGCTGGTGGTGATGGTGGTGCTGGGCGTCACCGGGCTGATCGCGCCGGAGGAGATCTTCGGCGGCTTCTCGGGCAACGCGGTGATGAGCATCATCGCCACCACCATCCTCGGCGCCGGGCTCGACCGCACCGGCGCGCTGAACCGGCTGGCCGGCTGGCTGCTGCGCCGCTCGCACGGGCTGGAACAGCGCCTGCTGCTGCTGACCAGCGCCACCGCCGGCCTCAATTCGTCGTTCATGCAGAACCCGTCGGTGATGGCGCTGTACCTGCCGGTGGCCTCGCGCCTGGCCTCGCATACCGGGCTGACCCTCAAGCGGCTGCTGCTGCCGATCACCGCCGCCATCGTGATGGGCGGGGGCCTGACCATGGTCGGCAACTCGCCGTTGATCCTGCTCAACGACCTGCTGATCTCGGCCAACAACAACCTGCCCTCCGGCACCGCCACCATCGAGCCGCTGCGCATGTTCGCGCCGCTGCCGATCGGCGTGGCGCTGCTGGCCGCGGCGCTGCTGTACTTCCGCTTCTTCGGCGACCGCAAGCTCTCGCGCGAAGAAGGCGCGGATGACGATGGCCAGACCCCGGCGCGCACCGAGAGCTACTTCGCCAAGGCCTACGGCATCGAAGGCGAGGTGTTCGAGCTGGCGGTCACCGCCGAGAGCCCGCTGGTGGGAATGACCGTGAGCGAGGTCGAGAGCCTGTTCGAGGCGCCGCTGCTGCTGGCGCTCAAGACCGGCAACGACACCCGCCTGGCACCGCCGGCGGACATGCGCATCTGGGTCGGCAGCGTGATCGGCGCGATGGGCCCGCGCCAGCTGGTGGCCGACTTCGCGCAGAACCAGTTCCTGCGCATGTCCTCGCGCCTGCGCAACCTGGGTGACCTGTTCAACCCCAGCCGCGCCGGCATCTCCGAGGCGGTGGTCCCGCCGACCTCGAAGCTGATCGGCAAGACCGCCGGCCAGCTGCGGCTGCGCAAGGAACGCGGCATCAGCCTGCTGGCGATCAACCGCGACAAGCAGGTGATCCGCGAGGACGTGCGCAACGTGGCGCTGCGCGCCGGCGACATGCTGGTGTTCCACAGCATCTGGCAGGACCTGGCCGCCGCCGCCGAGAGCCGCGACTTCGTGGTGGTCACCGACTACCCCAAGGGCGAACAGCGCCCGCACAAGTTCAAGATCGCCATGGCGATCTTCGCCATCACCATCATCATCGCGCTGACCTCGCACCTGCCGGTGGCGCTGACCCTGCTCACCGGCGTGGCCGGCATGCTGCTCACCGGCGTGCTGCGCATGGACGAGGCCTACGCCTCGATCAACTGGAAGACCATCTTCATGATGGCCGGGCTGATCCCGCTGGGCTGGGCCATGGATTCCAGCGGCGCGGCGGCCTGGGTCGCCGGCCACACCATCGACAAGCTGCCGGCCGGGATCCCGATCTGGGTGCTGGAACTGGCGCTGGCAGTGCTGACCACCGCGTTCTCGCTGGTGATCAGCCATGTCGGCGCCACCATCGTCACCGTGCCGATCGCGGTCAACCTGGCACTGGCCGCGGGCGGCAACCCCACCGCGTTCGCGCTGATCGTGGCGCTGTCGGCCTCCAACAACCTGATGACCGCGTCCAACCCGGTGATCTCGATGGTGATG